A single region of the Hyphomonas adhaerens MHS-3 genome encodes:
- a CDS encoding formyltetrahydrofolate deformylase, protein MTTGDHILTLSCPDRVGIVATLAHLMEAHECFIASSRTFGDTESGQFFARLVFRAPEGGEVPLSLLGDIEEAGEELEADWSVAPVGQRMRTLLLVSKSDHCANTLLYASRRKELPIDVVGIVSNNETLKDQFAHFGLPWYHIPVTASTKPEAEARLFHVIEETGADLVVLARYMQVLSDDACRELEGRCINIHHSFLPSFKGARPYHQAHARGVKVIGATAHYVTANLDEGPIITQVTESIDHTYTPADMIETGRHLEGTALLRAVKAHAEHRVFSHAGRTIVFAR, encoded by the coding sequence ATGACAACCGGCGATCACATCCTGACTTTATCCTGCCCGGACCGGGTCGGGATTGTCGCGACGCTGGCGCACCTCATGGAAGCGCATGAGTGCTTCATTGCGTCCTCCCGCACCTTTGGTGACACCGAGTCCGGGCAATTCTTTGCCCGGCTCGTGTTCCGCGCGCCGGAAGGCGGAGAAGTGCCGCTCAGCCTGCTGGGCGACATCGAGGAAGCGGGCGAAGAGCTGGAAGCCGACTGGAGCGTCGCCCCGGTCGGCCAGCGCATGCGGACGCTGCTGCTGGTCTCGAAGTCAGACCATTGTGCCAACACGCTGCTCTACGCCTCCCGCCGCAAGGAGCTGCCGATCGACGTGGTCGGAATCGTGTCGAACAATGAGACGCTGAAAGACCAGTTCGCCCATTTCGGCCTGCCCTGGTACCACATCCCGGTGACGGCATCGACAAAGCCTGAGGCCGAAGCGCGGCTCTTCCACGTGATTGAGGAAACCGGCGCGGACCTGGTCGTCCTCGCCCGTTACATGCAGGTGCTCAGCGACGATGCCTGCCGGGAACTGGAGGGACGGTGCATCAATATCCACCACTCCTTCCTGCCGAGCTTCAAGGGCGCCCGCCCCTATCACCAGGCCCACGCCCGCGGCGTGAAGGTCATCGGCGCCACCGCCCATTACGTCACCGCAAACCTGGATGAAGGCCCGATCATCACCCAGGTTACTGAATCCATCGACCATACCTACACCCCCGCCGACATGATCGAGACCGGCCGCCACCTGGAAGGCACGGCCCTTCTGCGCGCCGTCAAGGCACACGCAGAGCACCGCGTTTTCAGTCATGCAGGCCGGACCATCGTCTTCGCCAGATAA
- the metK gene encoding methionine adenosyltransferase — protein sequence MKLSAHEFTSESVSEGHPDKVADQVSDAIVDLFLAKDPTAKVAVETLTTTNKIVLAGEVRTNNGAVVTEEEMNEAARAVVKRIGYEQDGFHWKNLSIDNLVHGQSAEIAQGVEAGQGLFKEEGAGDQGIMFGYATNETPELMPATLVYSHQILQKLAALRHSGERPQLEPDAKSQVTLQYEGSKPVGVNAIVVSHQHGKDVSQDELREIIRPVVADVLPEGWFPPEDKFYVNPTGSFYIGGPDGDAGLTGRKIIVDTYGGAAPHGGGAFSGKDPSKVDRSAAYATRYLAKNVVAAGLAERCTIQVSYAIGVSQPLSIYVDTHGTGKADEVRIAKTIRELFDLSPKGIRTHLQLNRPIYGPSAAYGHFGRQPGDNGAFSWEKTDLTSELARLAN from the coding sequence ATGAAACTCTCCGCCCACGAATTCACCTCCGAAAGTGTTTCGGAAGGCCATCCGGACAAGGTCGCAGACCAGGTTTCGGACGCGATTGTTGACCTGTTCCTGGCAAAGGATCCGACGGCCAAGGTCGCCGTGGAAACACTGACCACGACCAACAAGATCGTGCTGGCTGGCGAAGTGCGCACGAATAACGGCGCGGTGGTCACCGAAGAGGAAATGAACGAGGCCGCCCGGGCCGTCGTGAAGCGGATCGGCTACGAACAGGATGGCTTCCACTGGAAGAATTTGTCGATCGACAATCTCGTTCACGGCCAGTCCGCCGAAATCGCCCAGGGCGTGGAAGCGGGCCAGGGCCTGTTCAAGGAAGAAGGCGCGGGCGACCAAGGCATCATGTTCGGTTACGCCACCAATGAGACGCCGGAACTGATGCCGGCGACGCTGGTCTATTCCCACCAGATCCTCCAGAAACTGGCCGCGCTGCGCCATTCCGGTGAGCGCCCGCAGCTGGAGCCGGACGCCAAGAGCCAGGTCACGCTGCAATATGAAGGCTCCAAGCCCGTCGGCGTGAACGCGATCGTCGTCTCCCACCAGCACGGCAAGGATGTCAGCCAGGACGAACTGCGCGAGATCATCCGCCCGGTCGTCGCGGACGTGCTGCCGGAAGGCTGGTTCCCGCCGGAAGACAAGTTCTATGTGAACCCGACAGGCAGCTTCTATATCGGCGGCCCGGATGGCGACGCAGGCCTCACAGGCCGGAAGATCATCGTCGACACCTATGGCGGGGCCGCTCCGCATGGCGGCGGCGCATTCTCTGGCAAGGACCCGTCCAAGGTGGACCGTTCTGCCGCTTACGCGACGCGCTACCTCGCGAAGAATGTCGTGGCCGCCGGACTTGCCGAGCGCTGCACGATCCAGGTCAGCTACGCCATCGGCGTGTCGCAGCCCCTGTCGATCTATGTCGACACCCATGGCACCGGCAAGGCGGATGAAGTCCGCATCGCGAAGACAATTCGGGAACTGTTCGATCTCTCCCCGAAAGGCATCCGCACGCACCTTCAGCTGAACCGTCCGATCTATGGCCCAAGCGCCGCCTATGGCCATTTCGGCCGCCAGCCGGGCGACAATGGGGCCTTCAGCTGGGAAAAAACGGACCTGACGTCGGAGCTCGCACGCCTCGCCAACTAG
- a CDS encoding UbiA family prenyltransferase — MAQKEDVLVFDLDGTLIRNDLTHELLVLCARWKPHLLPIALFKFLISKPEAKRYLAEKLHLHYDAASLPYDPDVIALMEAHKAKGVPVEIVSGSDHILVQKVADHLEVDFFKGSEPGNNLTSTRKAAFLRERHGDSFVYVGNSSADYAVWRAARKGYGVNAPSRSYKLKQDDGRDVEVERLVDRRGRLKPLLKAMRLHQWAKNVLIFIVPGLVLPTLDTTDFIKLVLAFFCFSLLASATYMLNDLFDMPDDRAHHSKHARPLASGALSVPLAGLFMAVVIPSTIALSFLISTAFGITTLVYGIMTCAYSFRLKRLPVLDVFILAGLFMIRVIAGANVVGAPPTGWLLTFIGTFFLSLAIGKRYVEVVRTRDKGSVTGRGYVASDEIPLLAMGTAAGFSSVISLLIYGLLSQSQIFHSETTILLGSAILAAWVLRFWMIAGRGELHDDPVIFAVKDKVSLLSLGLIGLIMGLDITRPVWSSLF, encoded by the coding sequence ATGGCTCAAAAGGAAGACGTTCTTGTCTTTGATCTGGACGGCACGCTGATCCGCAACGACCTGACGCATGAGCTGCTGGTCCTGTGCGCGCGGTGGAAGCCGCACCTGCTGCCGATCGCCCTCTTCAAATTCCTGATCAGCAAGCCCGAAGCCAAGCGCTACCTCGCCGAGAAGCTGCATCTCCATTACGACGCCGCCAGCCTGCCCTACGATCCGGATGTGATCGCCCTGATGGAGGCCCACAAGGCGAAGGGCGTGCCGGTCGAGATCGTATCGGGGTCAGACCACATTCTCGTCCAGAAGGTGGCCGACCATCTGGAAGTGGATTTCTTCAAGGGCTCTGAACCCGGCAACAATCTCACCTCCACGCGCAAGGCGGCTTTCCTGCGCGAGCGCCACGGCGACAGCTTCGTCTATGTCGGCAATTCGAGCGCCGATTATGCCGTCTGGCGCGCGGCGCGTAAGGGCTATGGCGTCAATGCCCCGTCCCGCTCCTACAAGCTGAAGCAGGATGACGGCCGGGATGTCGAGGTGGAACGCCTCGTCGACCGGCGCGGCCGGCTGAAGCCGCTGCTGAAGGCCATGCGCCTGCACCAGTGGGCGAAGAACGTGTTGATCTTCATCGTGCCGGGCCTCGTCCTGCCGACGCTGGACACGACCGATTTCATCAAGCTTGTGCTCGCTTTCTTCTGCTTCTCGCTGCTCGCCAGCGCGACCTACATGCTGAACGACCTGTTCGACATGCCGGACGACCGCGCGCATCATTCCAAGCACGCCCGTCCGCTTGCCAGCGGCGCCCTCAGCGTCCCGCTTGCGGGCCTGTTCATGGCGGTCGTCATCCCTTCGACGATTGCCCTCTCCTTCCTGATCTCGACCGCATTCGGGATCACCACGCTGGTCTATGGCATCATGACCTGCGCCTATTCCTTCCGCCTGAAACGCCTGCCGGTGCTGGACGTGTTCATCCTGGCGGGCCTGTTCATGATCCGCGTCATCGCGGGCGCCAATGTCGTCGGCGCGCCGCCCACGGGCTGGCTGCTCACCTTCATCGGCACTTTCTTCCTGTCACTGGCCATCGGGAAACGCTATGTCGAAGTGGTCCGTACACGCGACAAGGGCAGCGTCACCGGCCGTGGCTATGTGGCCAGCGACGAGATCCCCCTGCTCGCCATGGGCACGGCGGCCGGGTTCTCCTCCGTCATCTCCCTGCTGATCTATGGCCTGCTGTCGCAGTCGCAGATCTTCCATTCGGAAACGACGATCCTGCTCGGCTCCGCCATCCTCGCGGCCTGGGTGCTGCGCTTCTGGATGATTGCCGGACGCGGTGAGCTGCATGACGATCCGGTGATCTTTGCCGTCAAGGACAAGGTCAGCCTCCTGTCGCTGGGCCTGATCGGCCTGATCATGGGGCTCGATATCACGAGGCCGGTATGGTCAAGCCTGTTCTAA
- a CDS encoding DUF4386 domain-containing protein has translation MTLAASLPTPSRHRENSGSRSPERMKSIGRLTGALYLLLAIIGGSSYFLVSETLIIHGDDAATTQNILSNEGLFRAGVAAWLVTALIDIVIAYLFYWIFAPASPRLALMSMVFRLIYVSVHAAALTSLFGIISLIDQGAAAGMPDTVLRLAEAHLNGFMVSLLIFGVHLMLLAVMIYRTGAVPRLFAVLLMLAGGAYAADTFALALLPTASAASGYIDHAVTILATAGEIGFLLWLLVAGIRTPHVR, from the coding sequence ATGACACTAGCAGCAAGTCTTCCAACGCCGTCCCGCCACCGGGAAAATTCCGGTTCCCGGTCGCCTGAGCGGATGAAGTCGATCGGACGATTGACGGGCGCGCTTTACCTGCTGCTCGCCATCATCGGCGGGTCCTCCTATTTCCTCGTGTCGGAAACCCTGATCATCCATGGCGACGACGCCGCGACCACGCAGAACATCCTCTCGAACGAAGGCCTGTTCCGGGCGGGGGTCGCCGCATGGCTGGTGACGGCCCTGATCGACATCGTCATCGCCTATCTCTTCTACTGGATCTTCGCGCCGGCCTCCCCACGGCTGGCGCTGATGTCGATGGTGTTCCGGCTCATTTACGTCTCGGTCCACGCCGCAGCCTTGACCAGCCTGTTCGGGATCATTTCGCTCATCGATCAGGGGGCCGCTGCCGGCATGCCCGATACGGTGCTCCGTCTGGCCGAAGCGCATTTGAACGGGTTCATGGTGTCGCTCCTGATTTTCGGGGTCCATCTGATGCTTCTGGCGGTGATGATCTACCGGACCGGCGCCGTGCCGAGACTGTTCGCGGTCCTGCTGATGCTCGCCGGGGGCGCTTATGCGGCAGACACGTTTGCCCTGGCCTTGTTGCCAACCGCCTCTGCTGCCTCCGGTTACATCGACCATGCGGTCACGATCCTCGCCACGGCTGGCGAAATCGGGTTCCTTCTCTGGCTGCTGGTGGCCGGGATCAGGACGCCGCACGTCCGGTGA
- a CDS encoding SDR family NAD(P)-dependent oxidoreductase — MTSSNKTLLVLGATSGLAQAYLRLVSAEGAFGTYVLVARNGETLSTVRDDIAARSGAKVITITADLSDPDKILPVMEDVAKQHAGNIDEGFLAYGVLGDQKDFQDNASHLKDMLDTNFVSAVLWMETLAKVFETQGHGQLVVIGSVAGDRGRQSNYLYGATKAGLERVSEGMSHRFAANKDIAVTLVKPGFMDTPMTDHIAKGGPLWATADAVAQIIRKAVVKKRARIYAPWFWRWILLIIRAVPMPIFHKTKL; from the coding sequence ATGACCTCTTCCAACAAGACCCTTCTCGTTCTGGGGGCGACCTCCGGCCTCGCGCAGGCCTATCTGCGGCTGGTCAGCGCGGAAGGCGCGTTCGGCACCTATGTGCTGGTCGCGCGGAATGGAGAGACCCTGTCGACGGTGCGTGACGACATCGCCGCACGCTCGGGCGCCAAAGTGATCACGATCACGGCGGACCTGTCAGACCCGGACAAGATCCTGCCGGTGATGGAAGACGTTGCGAAACAGCATGCAGGCAATATTGATGAGGGCTTCCTCGCCTATGGCGTACTGGGTGACCAGAAAGACTTCCAGGACAATGCCAGCCATCTGAAAGATATGCTGGACACGAACTTTGTGTCTGCCGTGCTCTGGATGGAGACACTGGCCAAAGTGTTCGAAACGCAGGGACACGGCCAGCTGGTCGTGATCGGCTCTGTCGCAGGCGACCGCGGCCGCCAGTCGAACTACCTCTATGGCGCGACGAAGGCCGGACTGGAGCGCGTCTCCGAAGGCATGAGCCACCGCTTCGCCGCCAACAAGGACATTGCCGTCACGCTGGTCAAGCCGGGCTTCATGGATACGCCGATGACGGATCATATTGCCAAGGGCGGCCCGCTCTGGGCGACGGCCGACGCGGTGGCGCAAATCATCCGCAAGGCGGTCGTGAAGAAGCGCGCCCGCATCTATGCGCCCTGGTTCTGGCGCTGGATCCTGCTGATCATCCGCGCTGTGCCGATGCCCATCTTCCACAAGACGAAACTGTAA
- a CDS encoding FAD-binding oxidoreductase: MVKPVLSWGRAQRYDQTVVSLGRFETAFDGNRPLDGPVTFRGMGRSYGDVALNENGTLVQATGPDSVIAFDRETGILRARSGLTLADLHRITIPAGWIVAVTPGTKFVTLGGAVANDVHGKNHHTAGSFGAHVTALMLVRSNGERLLCSPSENADMFALTISGLGLTGYIEWVELQLKRITSSNLHVENRPYADLDEFFSLSEESADWPYTVAWLDCFSPEAALGRGVFSRARYVEHGPLNVKPADKAIKWPLEMPSFLLNRMSISAFNWLYRHRPAATFKGQQDYDPFFYPLDGILDWNKLYGHKGFFQHQSIIPMENGKAGVRELLEAIRREGQGSFLAVLKVHGKELSPGRNTFPYEGVSLALDFANRGRKTVDFLHRLDAIVLAHGGRMYPAKDALMTGETYRKTYPNWEALENARDPMISSSFWRRVTN; this comes from the coding sequence ATGGTCAAGCCTGTTCTAAGCTGGGGCCGCGCGCAGCGGTACGATCAGACGGTCGTCTCCCTCGGCCGGTTCGAAACGGCCTTTGACGGCAACCGTCCGCTGGACGGCCCAGTCACCTTCCGTGGCATGGGGCGCTCCTATGGCGATGTCGCCCTCAACGAGAACGGCACGCTGGTGCAGGCCACCGGCCCGGACAGCGTCATCGCCTTCGACCGGGAGACCGGCATCCTGCGCGCCCGCTCCGGCCTGACGCTGGCCGACCTGCACCGCATCACCATCCCGGCCGGCTGGATCGTCGCGGTGACACCGGGCACGAAATTCGTGACTCTTGGCGGCGCCGTCGCCAATGACGTGCACGGGAAAAACCACCACACGGCGGGCAGTTTCGGCGCCCACGTCACCGCGCTGATGCTGGTGCGCTCAAACGGCGAGCGCCTCCTGTGCAGCCCGTCCGAAAATGCCGACATGTTCGCGCTGACGATCTCCGGCCTTGGCCTGACCGGCTATATCGAATGGGTCGAACTGCAGCTGAAGCGGATCACGTCCAGCAACCTCCATGTTGAAAACCGTCCCTATGCGGACCTCGACGAATTCTTCTCATTGAGCGAGGAAAGCGCCGACTGGCCTTACACCGTGGCCTGGCTCGACTGTTTCAGTCCGGAAGCCGCACTGGGCCGCGGCGTCTTTTCCCGCGCCCGCTATGTCGAACACGGCCCGCTGAACGTGAAGCCCGCGGACAAGGCGATCAAATGGCCGCTTGAGATGCCGTCCTTCCTGTTGAACCGGATGTCGATCTCGGCCTTCAACTGGCTCTACCGCCACCGGCCCGCCGCGACCTTCAAGGGGCAGCAGGACTATGACCCGTTCTTCTACCCGCTCGACGGCATTCTCGACTGGAACAAGCTGTATGGTCACAAGGGCTTTTTCCAGCATCAGTCCATCATCCCGATGGAAAACGGCAAGGCCGGCGTCCGTGAATTGCTGGAAGCGATCCGCCGCGAAGGCCAGGGCTCGTTCCTCGCTGTGCTGAAAGTTCACGGCAAGGAGCTTTCGCCCGGCCGCAATACCTTCCCCTATGAAGGGGTCAGCCTAGCGCTCGATTTTGCCAATCGCGGCCGGAAAACCGTCGACTTCCTGCACCGGCTGGATGCCATCGTCCTTGCCCATGGCGGGCGCATGTATCCGGCCAAGGATGCCTTGATGACAGGCGAAACCTACCGCAAGACCTATCCAAACTGGGAAGCCCTGGAAAACGCCAGGGATCCCATGATCAGCTCGTCATTCTGGCGGCGCGTCACAAATTGA
- a CDS encoding DegT/DnrJ/EryC1/StrS family aminotransferase: MSLPFIDLQAQRKRIESEVNAAILSVVESGRYVLGPEVTELEKQLAAWCGAKHSVSCANGTDAIALPLMAWEVGPGDAVFCPSFTFVATAQVVPWTGASPVFVDILPDTYNMDPASLEAAIARVKAEGKLTPKVVIAVDLFGQPADYPAIKAICDREGMKLISDNAQGFGCTLNGKATTDWADIATTSFFPAKPLGCYGDGGAVVTNDDRLAELVEALRVYGKVTPTDAAERNFHHDPKYLSLRVGMNSRLDTIQAAVLLEKLKIFADEIEQRQKVAARYNEGLNGHVRRVPTVIEGGKSVWAQYVIEHENRDGLQAHLGTQGIPTAVYYPVPIHMQDFAADWAPPAGSMPVTEEASRYVIALPMHPYLSEEDQDRIIDAIRAFNG; this comes from the coding sequence ATGTCCCTCCCCTTCATCGACCTTCAGGCCCAGCGCAAACGGATCGAAAGCGAAGTCAACGCCGCCATCCTCTCCGTCGTGGAGAGCGGGCGCTATGTGCTCGGCCCGGAAGTGACGGAACTGGAAAAGCAGCTCGCGGCCTGGTGCGGCGCGAAACACTCGGTCAGCTGCGCCAATGGCACGGATGCCATCGCCCTGCCGCTGATGGCGTGGGAAGTGGGCCCCGGCGATGCGGTCTTCTGCCCGTCCTTCACCTTCGTTGCGACGGCGCAGGTCGTGCCGTGGACGGGCGCCTCGCCGGTCTTCGTCGATATCCTGCCCGACACCTACAACATGGACCCGGCCAGCCTTGAGGCCGCCATCGCCCGCGTGAAGGCCGAAGGCAAGCTGACGCCGAAGGTTGTCATCGCGGTCGACCTGTTCGGCCAGCCCGCGGACTATCCGGCCATCAAGGCGATCTGCGACCGCGAAGGCATGAAGCTGATCTCCGACAATGCGCAGGGCTTTGGCTGCACGCTGAACGGCAAGGCGACGACCGACTGGGCCGACATCGCGACCACCAGTTTCTTCCCGGCCAAGCCGCTTGGCTGTTATGGCGACGGCGGCGCAGTGGTGACCAATGACGACCGCCTCGCAGAACTGGTCGAGGCGCTGCGCGTCTACGGCAAGGTCACGCCGACCGATGCGGCCGAGCGCAACTTCCATCACGACCCGAAATACCTGTCGCTGCGCGTCGGCATGAACTCCCGCCTCGACACGATCCAGGCGGCCGTCCTGCTGGAGAAGCTGAAAATCTTCGCCGACGAGATCGAGCAGCGCCAGAAAGTGGCCGCGCGCTACAATGAAGGCCTGAACGGCCATGTCCGCCGCGTGCCAACCGTCATCGAGGGCGGCAAGAGCGTGTGGGCGCAATATGTCATCGAGCACGAAAACCGCGACGGTCTGCAGGCCCATCTCGGCACACAGGGCATTCCGACAGCGGTCTATTATCCGGTGCCGATCCACATGCAGGACTTCGCCGCAGACTGGGCCCCGCCCGCCGGGTCGATGCCGGTGACGGAAGAAGCCAGCCGCTACGTCATTGCCCTGCCCATGCACCCTTATCTCTCGGAAGAAGATCAGGACCGCATCATCGACGCCATCCGCGCGTTTAACGGCTGA
- a CDS encoding GtrA family protein codes for MSKKIAIYAAAAVFSIIVNIGSQYGVVQLFGDGTLAVYASIFVGTGAGLVSKYLLDKFLVFEEKLEHGRAMVSQFAFYTFTGVFTTIVFWGTEIFFHYAFESDLMRYVGGVIGLVIGYILKFLLDSRFVFRKAA; via the coding sequence ATGTCGAAAAAGATTGCGATCTATGCGGCCGCGGCGGTGTTCTCGATCATCGTGAACATCGGGTCGCAGTACGGCGTCGTCCAGCTGTTCGGCGACGGCACGCTGGCGGTCTACGCCTCGATCTTTGTCGGCACCGGCGCCGGACTCGTCTCGAAATACCTCTTGGACAAGTTCCTCGTCTTTGAAGAGAAGCTGGAACATGGCCGCGCCATGGTTTCGCAATTCGCGTTCTACACGTTCACCGGCGTGTTCACGACGATCGTCTTCTGGGGCACGGAGATCTTCTTCCACTATGCCTTCGAGTCCGACCTGATGCGTTATGTCGGCGGCGTCATCGGCCTCGTTATCGGCTACATCCTGAAATTCCTGCTGGATTCCCGCTTCGTCTTCCGCAAGGCGGCCTGA
- the ahcY gene encoding adenosylhomocysteinase, with the protein MAKTYHVADITLADFGRKEIAIAETEMPGLMSAREEFGAEQPLKGAKIAGSLHMTIQTAVLIQTLEALGADVQWVSCNIYSTQDHAAAAIAASGTPVWAYKGETLEEYWDYTDRLFHWHDGTAPNLILDDGGDATLYLVLGEKAEADASVISKPSSDEERALFAQIKKRMEASPGWFAKTKAGIKGVSEETTTGVNRLYQMEKRGELPFPAINVNDSVTKSKFDNKYGCKESLVDAIRRGTDVMMAGKKAFVAGYGDVGKGSAASLSGSGARVAVSEVDPICALQAAMDGYEVLTMENAAPLFDIFVTSTGNKDIITVDHMRAMKDMAIVCNIGHFDNEIQVEGLKNFEWTNIKPQVDMITFPDGKRIILLSEGRLVNLGNATGHPSFVMSASFTNQTLAQMELWTRGHEYENKVYTLPKHLDEKVAMLHLEKLGVQLTELSREQADYIGVNTVGPFKPEHYRY; encoded by the coding sequence ATGGCGAAGACGTATCACGTCGCGGACATCACCCTCGCAGATTTCGGACGCAAGGAAATCGCGATTGCCGAAACAGAAATGCCGGGCCTGATGTCAGCCCGCGAAGAGTTCGGCGCTGAGCAGCCCCTGAAGGGCGCCAAGATTGCCGGCTCGCTGCACATGACCATCCAGACGGCTGTCCTGATCCAGACGCTTGAAGCCCTGGGCGCCGACGTTCAGTGGGTCTCCTGCAATATCTACAGCACACAGGATCACGCTGCCGCGGCCATCGCCGCCAGTGGCACGCCGGTCTGGGCCTATAAAGGCGAAACGCTGGAAGAGTACTGGGACTACACCGACCGCCTGTTCCACTGGCATGACGGCACCGCCCCGAACCTGATCCTCGACGATGGCGGCGACGCGACGCTCTACCTCGTCCTCGGCGAGAAAGCCGAAGCGGACGCCTCCGTGATCTCCAAGCCGTCCTCGGATGAGGAGCGCGCCCTGTTCGCCCAGATCAAGAAGCGGATGGAAGCCTCCCCGGGCTGGTTTGCAAAGACCAAGGCAGGCATCAAGGGCGTCTCCGAAGAGACGACCACAGGCGTTAACCGCTTGTATCAAATGGAAAAACGCGGCGAACTGCCCTTCCCGGCGATCAACGTCAATGACAGCGTGACCAAGTCGAAATTCGACAACAAGTATGGCTGTAAAGAGAGCCTGGTCGACGCGATCCGCCGCGGCACCGACGTGATGATGGCCGGCAAGAAGGCTTTCGTCGCCGGCTATGGCGATGTCGGCAAAGGCTCGGCCGCTTCGCTCTCCGGCTCCGGTGCCCGCGTGGCCGTTTCCGAGGTCGACCCGATCTGCGCCCTGCAGGCTGCGATGGACGGCTATGAAGTCCTCACCATGGAAAACGCTGCCCCGCTGTTCGACATCTTTGTCACCTCCACAGGCAACAAGGACATCATCACCGTCGACCACATGCGGGCGATGAAAGACATGGCGATCGTCTGCAATATCGGCCACTTCGACAATGAGATTCAGGTCGAAGGCCTTAAGAATTTCGAATGGACGAACATCAAGCCGCAGGTGGACATGATCACCTTCCCGGATGGCAAGCGCATCATCCTCCTGTCGGAAGGCCGCCTTGTGAACCTCGGCAATGCCACGGGCCACCCGTCCTTCGTGATGTCCGCCTCGTTCACCAACCAGACTCTGGCGCAGATGGAACTGTGGACGCGCGGGCACGAATACGAGAACAAGGTCTACACCCTGCCCAAGCACCTCGATGAGAAGGTCGCCATGCTGCACCTTGAAAAGCTTGGGGTTCAGCTGACCGAACTGTCGCGTGAACAGGCCGATTATATCGGTGTGAACACGGTCGGCCCGTTCAAGCCGGAACACTACCGGTACTAG
- a CDS encoding LysR family transcriptional regulator, whose translation MNWDTADFDWNQARAFLATAEEGSLSAAARALGVTQPTLSRQVSALEEKLGITLFERGPRMTSLTSAGLEVLDHVRAMHEAAAKLSLSASGQSQAVAGLVRIATTDTLACYHLPDMLLRLRKIAPDIEVEIRTSNKLRDLLQREADIAIRHARPSEPELIAKKVRTTSATLYASKDYLDRAGRPRDAGDLQKLKYIGVDTRDTLIQPLKQKGLALTTSNFTASADSGLAAIELARKGLGVGLFIADEVDQFPDLEIVWPDFKPFDVPIWLVTHRELHTSKRIRLMFDLISDYYSLK comes from the coding sequence ATGAACTGGGATACGGCGGACTTCGACTGGAATCAGGCGCGCGCCTTCCTCGCGACGGCGGAGGAGGGGTCGCTGTCGGCTGCCGCGCGCGCCCTTGGCGTGACCCAGCCGACGCTGAGCCGCCAGGTCAGTGCACTGGAAGAGAAACTGGGGATCACCCTGTTCGAACGCGGCCCGCGCATGACCAGCCTCACCTCGGCCGGGCTGGAGGTTCTGGACCATGTCCGTGCCATGCACGAGGCGGCGGCGAAATTGTCCCTGTCGGCTTCCGGCCAGTCACAAGCGGTTGCCGGCCTTGTCCGCATCGCAACGACAGACACGCTGGCCTGCTATCATTTACCGGACATGCTGCTCCGCCTGCGGAAGATCGCGCCGGACATCGAAGTGGAGATCCGCACGTCCAACAAATTGCGGGACCTCCTCCAGCGCGAGGCGGATATCGCCATCCGCCACGCAAGACCCAGCGAGCCGGAGCTGATCGCGAAAAAGGTGCGCACCACATCGGCCACATTGTATGCGTCGAAAGACTATCTGGACCGGGCCGGGCGGCCGCGCGACGCCGGGGATCTCCAGAAACTGAAATATATCGGGGTCGACACGCGCGACACGCTGATCCAGCCCCTGAAGCAGAAAGGGCTCGCGCTGACCACGTCGAATTTCACTGCGTCAGCCGATAGCGGCCTTGCGGCCATTGAGCTGGCAAGGAAAGGCCTGGGCGTCGGCTTGTTCATCGCGGATGAAGTGGACCAGTTCCCGGACCTGGAAATCGTCTGGCCCGACTTCAAACCGTTCGACGTGCCGATCTGGCTGGTGACCCATCGCGAACTGCACACCAGCAAGCGCATCCGGCTGATGTTTGATCTGATCTCAGACTATTACAGCCTGAAATAG